The sequence below is a genomic window from Streptomyces sp. B21-105.
AAACAGCGACCAACGGCACCACCCCGGCGATCGGCTACCAGTCCGGCTGGACCGACCCGGCAAGCGGCGACGTCAACATGGCCGCCCGCTGGTACCAGCCGGGGACGGGATCCTTCAGCTCACGAGACACCTGGCAACTGGACCCGATGCCATCGGTACAGAGCAACCGCTACACCTACGGCAACGCCACACCCCTGAACTCCCTCGACCCTCTCGGGCACGAGACCAGGTTCGCCACCAGGGGGGCGACGACTACACATCCGGCGTGGCACGGCACCAGCTCCGGAGCAGGGAACCGGTACTACGGTGCCCTTTCCACCTATCGGATGCTCAGGAGACGAAGCCCGATGGGATACCTCGCGGGCAAAGCCATCGAGCGATTCCTGGACCGGCCCACCATCACCATCTTCCAGCCCCGGAGCACCCCGAGGAGCGGCGGAACCGCGAGACAGCCTGTCGGCTATTCCGGTCTCGTCGACACTGGTTACGACCGCGGTCGTGGACCTAGTACCGGTACAGGCACGGGCGGCGGCCGGGGCGGCGGAAATGGCACGGGCGGCGGGGGCCGCGGCGATTGCTGGAATTCCTGCGTGATAATCCCGCCGGCACCGCCGATCGACCAGAACCCCAACAACGGCTCGGACCCGACTACGGCCCCGACGCGGGACAGGCCCGTACCGGACTGGGCGGATCAGACTTGGGCTGCCGGACAAGGAGTCAGTGGGACGATTACGGCGCAAATGATGCTCGATCTGGCTGGTCTCACCGCCTTCATTCCGCTCGAAGCCCTGATGGCCAACGCACTCCTTCCCGATGGGAATGGGACGGGAACAGGCAGCCGCACGCGGCAGGATTGTCGCCGAGGTGGCGAGGGCTGGGTCGACTTCGGCGATCTCGACAGCGCGAACGGCAACCGGGCCACCGGTGTGGAAGCGTGCCTGGACAGCAACTACCTTGCCGAGCACAAGGGAAGCAAGACCGAAACGAGTAAGGTTTCCCCTCCTGGCTATCAGTGGGGCAAGGCGTACGCGGGGTACCTCGGCCTCAACTCCAAAATCTCGATCAACGCTTGCCATCTGCTCGGTGACGCCCTCAGCGGATCTGGAACGGATCTGCGGAACCTTGGAACGTGCTCACGCCAGGCGAACTTCGCCATCAACGGTGACGGTCGTATCGAGGACCACATGTACTCCTACGAGAACCGGGTGAAGAGCGCCATTGACAGTGGACAAGTGGTGCACTATACCGTGACACCCCACTACGCGGGTTCGAGGACGGTTCCGGTGTCCTTCGATCTTACGGCCCGGGGTACCAAGCCCGACGGCTCCCCCGGCATTTCCTTCAGCCAGCCCGTGCCGAACTCGATCTACAGCCCGCGGCAGGGAATGAAGAACCTCGGTACGGTCACGGACAGTCGCACCGGCGTTGCCGTGCCGACCGGCTCGATGCCGTAACAACGTTTGAGAGGTGATGGATTCGTGTCCTGGCTTGAAGAAGTGAGGCGCATCATGCCCACTCATCCGGGGGCCGGTGATTCCGTGGACTGGGATGCTATTGAAGCCAGTTGGAGAACGCGCTTCCCCAGCGACTACAAGGAGTTCATGGCCGAGTACGGTGAAGGCGCCATCGATGACTACTTGGCGTTGTTGGCACCTGAGACCCACGTTGGTCCTGGTGATGCCTCCTATATGGGCATGCAGTTGGAATCAGCGAACGCTGAGGACGTGTGGCGGGCTGCCAAGTCAAGAGCAGCGGAGATTCCGCGTCTCATTGCCTGGGGAGTGGACTCCAGCGCGGACATTCTGTGCTGGCTTGCCACGGACTCCGATCCGGACAAGTGGCTTGTGGTGGTGTGGGGCCGGGGCGACGCGCGATGGACCGAGTATGCGTGTGGAATGCTAGAATTCTTGTGCCGCTTGTTCCGTGCGGAATTCGACGAGTGCCCCGTTGGGGACCTCACCCTCTGGGGTAACGCGTCGCCGCGGTTTCTGCACCGAGATGAGGAGCAGCGACTCCGTGCTTCCGGCCTCGACCCGTGGACGGGGGAGCCGGACCCATACGCTGGGATGTTCGGCGACTGACGCAGGTGTGCCGGGCGCTGGCCGCCGGAGGCGGCCACAGGGGCCGACACCGTGCGCCCCGCAGCGCGGTGCGGGTGGGGGGAGATACCCGACGAGAGAGCTTGCCGACCGGTGGGTGACGACGACAGCGGGGCGGACGACGCGGACGCGGACCGGCTCGACATAGGGCTGCGCTGCTACCTGGACCTGCGTCAGCTGGTCGGCCCGGCAGTGGTACCGGACGCTACCCTGCTATGAGGCAGAGCCGTCGCCGTACACTGGGAAAGCGAGCCTTTCCTTCTCCACTCTCACGGTGACCATCAGTGTTCCGGTCATAGCCCGCCACCGAGCCGCCCACGGCGTCGATACCTCCAGCGACCTTCTGGTCGCCTCGCCTCCTGGCCTTCCGACCCGAGAGCGGGCGCCGACGGCGCGGCAGCGGTGCCGGATCTGGAGAGCTTTGAGAGCGGACAGCGGGATGATCCAGGCATAAAGGTCGAAGCAGCGAGTGAGTGGAATGACGCAAGTGAGCGAGGAGAGACCCGAGTTGTCGAGAGGTCGTCTCCGACGGTCCGTGGTGCTATGGGCCGTCGCGGCCCTGGCCGGCTTGTGGGTGGTGGGATGTTCGGCCGCCGGTACCGATGAGCCGGCGGGTGAGGAGGGGGCGCCGGTAAGTTCTGCGTCCTCGTCGGTGAGTTCGGCGAGCAGGCCTGCTTCACCGAGCCCTGCTCCGAGTCGTGCGGCGGCGACTGTATCGCCCACGCCCTCAGCGTCGAAGACCTCGGCTCCGCGGGCGACGAAGGAATCGTCGGCGCATGGGGGCGGCGGTGGCTCTGGCAGGTCGAGCGGTTCGGGTACGACTGATCGCGGGTCAAGTCGGTCGGGCGGAGGGAACGGGCCAGGTTCTGTTCCGCAGAACCCCAATCGTGGTCCCAATCCTCCACCCGCGCCGCCTCGTCCGGCTCCCACGCCGGAGTGGAGCTCGGCGGAGTGGCAGCCTGGCGATCCGGTCGCTACGGTGCCCGGTTCGGGGGCCGGCCAGGGGTAGTGAGCTGCTGGCGCCGCCTGTTATCGACGGCACCATCGAGCGGCGCGGCTTGCCGAGCGATGGGCCCGGCTGCGATCCCGAGGTCCGTGCTTACCCCGGCTGACGGTCAGGTTACTTCTCGGCGTACTTGGCCATGGCGGAGTAGTTGTAACCCGCGGCCAGAGCGACGCCGCTGGTGCTCTTCTGCGCTTCCCGGCCAAGGGCTCGTGGGCGTGCGTCGTGTGTCCGAGGAAAGGGGACCGACGAGCGGTGCCCGGTCCTCAGCAGTGTCGCCCGGTTTCTCGCCGCTACCGGGCGGGAGGGCCGGACCGTCGTCCGGGTCCTCGGTGCCGTCCTCGACGTTCGCATCCTCGGCCGGTTCCGGCGCGGTCAGGTCAGCGGGGTGACACCGCCACCTGGTTGATGGGGGCGGGTCCGCTCGTGTTGACCGGTTCGGAGGCGGTGAGGGCCTCCTGGTGATCGTGGACCAGCCCGCATCCATCGGAGCCCTCCCGCTCACGGTCGCCCGGGACACGGGCTGCCAGGTCGCCTACCTGCCCGGACTCGCGATGCGGCGGATCGCCGACCTGTATCCGGGCGAGGCCAAGACCGACGCGAAGGACGCCACGGTCATCGCGGATGCGGCCCGCACCATGCCGCACACCCTGCGCTCGCTGGAACTCACCGACGAGATCACCGCCGAACTGACCGTCCTCGTCGGCTTCGACCAGGACCTCGCGGCCGAGGCCACCCGCACGTCCAACCGGATACGCGGCCTGCTCACCCAGTTCCACCCGTCGCTGGAGCGCGTTCTGGGCCCCCGCCTCGACCACCAGGCCGTCACCTGGCTGCTGGAGCGCTACGGCTCCCCCGCCGCACTGCGAAAGGCCGGCCGCCGCAGGCTCGTCGAGCTCATCCGGCCCAAAGCCCCGCGCATGGCCCAGCGGCTGATCGACGATGTCTTCGAGGCGTTGGACGAACAGACCGTCGTGGTCCCGGGGACCGGCACCCTCGACATCGTCGTGCCCTCCCTGGCCCGCTCGCTCGCCGCTGTCCACGAACAGCGCCGGGCCCTGGAAGCCCAGATCAACGCCCTGCTGGAGGCCCACCCTCTTTCCCCGGTCCTGACGTCGATGCCCGGCGTCGGCGTCAGGACCGCCGCCGTCCTGCTGGTCACCGTCGGCGACGGCACCAGCTTCCCCACCGCCGCCCACCTGGCCTCCTACGCCGGACTCGCCCCGACCACAGAGTCCTCGGGGACCTCGATCCACGGCGAACACGCACCCCGAGGCGGCAACCGCCAGCTCAAACGCGCCATGTTCCTCTCCGCCTTCGCCTGCATGAACGCCGATCCCGCCTCCCGCGCCTACTACGACAAGCAACGAACCCGCGGCAAAACCCACACCCAAGCCCTCCTCCGCCTCGCCCGCCAACGCATCAGCGTCCTGTTCGCCATGCTCCGAGACGGCACCTTCTACGAAGCCCGCACACCCGCGGACGTCGAGCTCGCCGCATGACCCCAGCAAGACCGAATCACCCCAAACCCGACAAGGGTGCCTTGACGAAGAACATAGAGGCACACCCCGTGAGCACTTGACCAAAGACTTGCATAAGAATGGGCGAATCACAGTTCTTTCTTTGCCCACCTCTTGACCGTTTATCTCTTCAGCGAAAACGGACGAGAGGAACGCATCGCCCCTGAGAGAAGCAGTGGTCTGTTTTTGGGACGGGGACCTCAGTTGGCGCTATGGGGAGTGACCGGGTCCGTGCCTATCCCGGCTGACAATCACGACTCCCCGCCCCCGCTCAGTTCGCGCAGGACCTTGCCGCAGCGGTGGGCGTAGGCGTGTTGGAGGCCTCTGGTTACTGGGCCGGCGGCTATCGCGTACCACTTCGCGGGGCGGCTGAACGCCGTCACCGTCAGCCAGACCGTGCCGTCTCCGGTGCGGTCGACGACGAAGGACTCCTCGCCGCGTTCGGGGTGGCCGGGGAGGGTGCCGTAGGCCCAGCCGGCGCGCCGGGGTTCTTCCACCGTCCAGACCACGCGGCAGGGGGCCTTGACGAGGCCGGCCAGGGTGACGGTGACGTCGACGTCGGGGGCCGCGCGGTCCGCCGTGGCGTCGATGCCGACGCCGAGGGCGCGGTGCATCTGCCACGTCATGACGGCGTCCGCGGCGCGCCGGAAGACGTCGTGGCCCTCGCCCAGGCGGGTGCGGACGTGGAGGGGGTGGAAGCCCTCGGGGCAGGCGTCGGGGCGGTCGCGCGTCGCGCCGACGTCGTCGTACGTGAAGTCCTTCGAAGACATGGGAGCCAAGAGTAGGGCGGCACCCGGGAATGCCTTCGTCCCGGGTGCCGCCCAGCTCGCTACGGCGGGGTCAGTTGACGTTGATCGCCGACCAGGCCGCCGCCACGGCCTTGTACTCGGTGCTGCCGGTGCCGCCGTACAGCGACGAGGCCGCCGAGAGGGTGCCGGTGCGGGCGCCCTTGTAGGTGGTCGTCGACGTGAAGTACGTCGTCAGGG
It includes:
- a CDS encoding DUF1990 domain-containing protein, yielding MSSKDFTYDDVGATRDRPDACPEGFHPLHVRTRLGEGHDVFRRAADAVMTWQMHRALGVGIDATADRAAPDVDVTVTLAGLVKAPCRVVWTVEEPRRAGWAYGTLPGHPERGEESFVVDRTGDGTVWLTVTAFSRPAKWYAIAAGPVTRGLQHAYAHRCGKVLRELSGGGES
- a CDS encoding SMI1/KNR4 family protein; the protein is MSWLEEVRRIMPTHPGAGDSVDWDAIEASWRTRFPSDYKEFMAEYGEGAIDDYLALLAPETHVGPGDASYMGMQLESANAEDVWRAAKSRAAEIPRLIAWGVDSSADILCWLATDSDPDKWLVVVWGRGDARWTEYACGMLEFLCRLFRAEFDECPVGDLTLWGNASPRFLHRDEEQRLRASGLDPWTGEPDPYAGMFGD
- a CDS encoding RHS repeat-associated core domain-containing protein — translated: MASTTYGYDLDDNLTSKTTTGTAGAGSNTYTYDFANRMTSWAKDGTAPTSYEWDAAGNRTKAGATTATFDARNRQLTDGTTAYTYTARGTLSSTDTGSGSGPARSLTFDAFERKITDGGTTYSYDSLDRVQTRGATTFTYDGGSNNLAGDGTTAYNRTPDGALLSLATGTTKQWALTDQHTDLVAGLTANGTSVTGSTSYDPFGKETATNGTTPAIGYQSGWTDPASGDVNMAARWYQPGTGSFSSRDTWQLDPMPSVQSNRYTYGNATPLNSLDPLGHETRFATRGATTTHPAWHGTSSGAGNRYYGALSTYRMLRRRSPMGYLAGKAIERFLDRPTITIFQPRSTPRSGGTARQPVGYSGLVDTGYDRGRGPSTGTGTGGGRGGGNGTGGGGRGDCWNSCVIIPPAPPIDQNPNNGSDPTTAPTRDRPVPDWADQTWAAGQGVSGTITAQMMLDLAGLTAFIPLEALMANALLPDGNGTGTGSRTRQDCRRGGEGWVDFGDLDSANGNRATGVEACLDSNYLAEHKGSKTETSKVSPPGYQWGKAYAGYLGLNSKISINACHLLGDALSGSGTDLRNLGTCSRQANFAINGDGRIEDHMYSYENRVKSAIDSGQVVHYTVTPHYAGSRTVPVSFDLTARGTKPDGSPGISFSQPVPNSIYSPRQGMKNLGTVTDSRTGVAVPTGSMP